A genomic stretch from Sulfurihydrogenibium azorense Az-Fu1 includes:
- a CDS encoding lytic transglycosylase domain-containing protein — translation MVNKNFLNFLIGLLVFAFFVRPTFALSEDLNRCFYEASTTYNIPQALLVAIAKVESGFRPWVININQNGKSVKVINPKSLTEAMVYVRYLHDNGYNYDVGIGQINVWNIKRLHLQPEQLLDPCNNIKVSAYILRENINKYGLTWDAIWRYNGRKDYEYKVYNALISMGLVARR, via the coding sequence ATGGTGAATAAAAATTTTTTAAACTTTTTAATAGGACTTTTAGTGTTTGCTTTCTTTGTCAGACCAACTTTTGCGTTAAGTGAAGATTTAAACCGTTGCTTTTACGAAGCATCTACTACTTATAACATTCCTCAAGCATTACTTGTTGCAATTGCAAAAGTAGAATCAGGATTTAGACCTTGGGTTATAAATATAAACCAAAATGGAAAATCAGTTAAAGTAATAAATCCAAAATCTTTAACAGAAGCTATGGTTTATGTTAGATATCTACATGACAATGGTTATAACTACGATGTTGGAATAGGTCAGATAAATGTATGGAATATAAAAAGATTACACCTTCAGCCAGAACAGCTCTTAGACCCTTGCAATAACATAAAGGTTTCTGCTTACATTCTAAGGGAAAACATTAATAAATACGGTTTAACTTGGGATGCCATCTGGCGTTATAACGGTAGAAAAGATTATGAATACAAAGTTTACAATGCCTTAATATCTATGGGACTTGTAGCTCGTCGATAA
- the ybeY gene encoding rRNA maturation RNase YbeY: MKNKILINKEVYDKEITKEFVKKAVEQILKNLQLENIEISITLTDNDTIKSINKEWRNKDKPTDVLSFPFGDTIGYKYRVLGDVIISLPYAKKQAQEIGFSYKQEIVRLLTHGILHLLGYDHETNEEDAKVMFNLQDKIFEKVIDELQVP; this comes from the coding sequence ATGAAAAATAAAATACTAATAAATAAAGAAGTTTATGATAAAGAAATAACAAAAGAATTTGTAAAAAAAGCCGTAGAACAGATTCTAAAAAACCTTCAACTAGAAAATATAGAAATAAGTATAACACTTACAGATAACGATACAATAAAAAGTATAAATAAAGAGTGGCGTAATAAAGATAAACCTACCGATGTTTTATCATTCCCCTTTGGAGACACTATAGGTTATAAATACAGAGTATTAGGAGATGTGATTATATCTCTACCTTATGCAAAAAAACAAGCACAAGAGATAGGCTTTTCTTATAAACAGGAAATAGTAAGACTGCTTACACATGGTATTTTACACCTTTTAGGTTATGACCACGAAACAAACGAAGAAGATGCAAAGGTAATGTTTAACCTACAAGATAAAATCTTTGAAAAAGTTATCGACGAGCTACAAGTCCCATAG
- a CDS encoding PhoH family protein, which yields MEKVSSYFEVGHILSPQDIRNLAVGFKLEREKEEKVEKEESISDTILFSYKRKPIMAKTPTQKLYVETIKKNDITFGIGPAGTGKTYLAMAVAVSYLKQNKVSRIILTRPAVEAGEKLGFLPGSLEEKVDPYLRPLYDALYDMVDPEKVNDMLEKKVIEVAPLAFMRGRTLNDAFIILDEAQNTTREQMKMLLTRIGFGSKAVITGDVTQIDLPKTSQSGLIEAIKILDGVKGIGFTRFSEKDVVRHPIVQRIIEAYNKYEEQNQNEK from the coding sequence ATGGAAAAAGTATCTTCATACTTTGAAGTAGGTCATATACTATCACCTCAAGATATAAGAAACCTTGCGGTTGGATTTAAGCTTGAAAGAGAGAAGGAGGAAAAGGTAGAAAAAGAAGAAAGTATATCAGATACTATACTTTTTTCATACAAAAGAAAGCCTATTATGGCAAAAACACCTACTCAGAAATTATACGTTGAAACAATAAAGAAAAATGATATCACTTTTGGAATAGGGCCAGCTGGAACAGGTAAAACATACCTTGCAATGGCCGTTGCAGTCTCTTATCTAAAACAGAATAAAGTAAGTAGAATAATCCTCACAAGACCAGCAGTAGAAGCTGGGGAAAAGTTAGGATTTTTACCGGGTTCGTTAGAAGAAAAAGTTGACCCGTACTTAAGACCATTATACGATGCACTTTATGATATGGTTGACCCTGAGAAAGTAAACGATATGCTTGAGAAAAAAGTCATAGAAGTAGCACCACTTGCATTTATGAGAGGTAGAACATTAAACGATGCTTTTATAATTCTTGACGAAGCACAAAATACAACAAGAGAGCAGATGAAAATGCTTCTAACAAGAATAGGTTTTGGTTCAAAAGCAGTAATAACAGGAGACGTAACCCAGATAGACCTACCAAAGACAAGTCAGTCCGGATTAATAGAAGCTATAAAAATTTTAGATGGTGTAAAAGGAATAGGTTTTACACGATTCTCAGAAAAGGACGTTGTAAGACACCCTATAGTACAAAGAATAATAGAAGCCTACAACAAATACGAAGAACAAAACCAAAATGAAAAATAA
- the aroD gene encoding type I 3-dehydroquinate dehydratase, which yields MIKFKKLYGEKKVVKIAVPIIDENVENTLSIALLENVDIIELRIDQFKSKDLAHILGIIKKVKEKGFIALATVRSKLEGGADIPDEERLKIFSSIADYVDMVDIEYTSFRINKEIVDLYHSKGKAVIMSYHDFEKTPSDDYIQSIIDESKTLGADIVKYAFKANSFQDVARVMCITHRNREKNLVAILMGEIGKVSRVVAPVFGSLITYTFIGQSFAPGQIEVQKLNELLEFFNIQKGWKLD from the coding sequence ATGATAAAATTTAAAAAACTTTACGGGGAGAAAAAAGTGGTAAAGATAGCTGTTCCTATTATTGATGAAAATGTAGAAAATACACTATCAATTGCACTTTTAGAAAATGTAGATATTATAGAACTGAGAATAGACCAGTTTAAAAGTAAAGATTTAGCACATATATTAGGTATTATTAAGAAAGTAAAAGAAAAAGGATTTATAGCACTGGCAACTGTAAGAAGTAAACTTGAAGGTGGAGCTGATATTCCAGACGAAGAAAGGCTAAAAATATTTAGTAGCATAGCTGATTACGTAGATATGGTAGATATTGAATATACTTCCTTTAGAATAAATAAAGAAATTGTAGACCTTTACCACTCAAAAGGAAAAGCTGTAATAATGTCCTACCACGACTTTGAAAAAACACCTTCTGATGATTATATTCAATCTATCATAGATGAGAGTAAAACATTGGGAGCTGATATAGTGAAATATGCTTTTAAAGCAAACAGTTTTCAAGATGTGGCAAGGGTTATGTGTATTACCCACAGAAACAGAGAAAAAAATTTAGTAGCAATACTTATGGGAGAGATTGGAAAAGTCTCTAGAGTGGTAGCACCAGTGTTTGGGAGTTTGATAACCTATACGTTTATAGGTCAGTCCTTTGCACCAGGACAAATAGAAGTTCAAAAATTAAATGAACTTTTAGAGTTTTTTAACATACAAAAAGGATGGAAATTGGATTAA